One genomic segment of Vagococcus intermedius includes these proteins:
- a CDS encoding DnaD domain-containing protein encodes MLELTRYLQAGNTTISNLLLNHYHDLGMSHQEFILYMKLMQHQQQGVPFPDLLKIAEQMGESAEIIFHLVESLLNKNIIAMVTTQNEQGQTSDSYDLTLVYGRLSQLETSKAHQVSVKNEQEQQRELFQLFESEFGRPLSPMELETIGLWIHEDQYKLEIIQLALREAVLNQAYSLKYIDRILLNWERKNLRSKEQIISEQQKRKKALGKNEQPIYQESQDELPIIPMDNWLSQT; translated from the coding sequence ATGTTAGAATTAACTAGATATTTACAAGCAGGCAATACGACAATTTCTAATTTACTATTGAATCACTATCATGATTTAGGAATGAGTCATCAAGAATTTATTTTATACATGAAACTAATGCAACATCAGCAACAAGGAGTGCCCTTTCCAGACCTTCTAAAAATAGCAGAACAAATGGGTGAATCAGCTGAAATAATCTTTCATTTAGTGGAATCACTATTAAATAAAAATATTATAGCGATGGTAACCACTCAAAATGAACAAGGTCAAACGAGTGATTCTTATGATTTAACACTAGTTTATGGACGTCTATCGCAACTAGAAACTAGTAAAGCACATCAAGTATCTGTAAAAAATGAACAAGAACAACAACGAGAACTATTTCAATTATTTGAAAGTGAATTTGGCAGACCTTTATCCCCAATGGAATTAGAAACAATTGGTTTGTGGATTCATGAGGATCAATATAAATTAGAGATTATTCAGTTAGCTTTACGGGAAGCCGTATTAAATCAAGCCTACAGTTTAAAGTATATTGATCGTATCCTACTGAATTGGGAGCGGAAAAATTTAAGAAGCAAAGAACAAATTATTTCTGAACAACAAAAAAGGAAAAAAGCTCTAGGCAAAAATGAGCAACCAATTTATCAAGAATCTCAAGATGAATTACCCATTATTCCAATGGACAATTGGCTCAGTCAAACTTAA
- a CDS encoding cation-translocating P-type ATPase: MENYLKEHSGLSSQDVKVRQEAGQQNNYEENVAKTNGEIFKDNIWTLFNLLNLVIGICLAAVGAFSNMAYLAIIAVNIMIGIYQEIHARNMVAKLSIISKEQAVVIRDSQEIKIDATDLVMDDTVILVAGEQVQSDMEVIAGRAEVNESLLTGESDLIVKEKDDQLLSGSFLSSGQCLAKVIHVGKDNYATKIANEAKVHKPIQSELVTSIRKVSKFTSYVIVPLGLILLVEALFIRQSDPKVAVVASAAALLGMLPKGLVLLISIALATAVTKLAKKRILVQDMYSVETLAHVDMLCLDKTGTITEGKMKVQHTTILDQTDQDEFDKIIGSYLKASTDNNITMQAIRDAYELNDSYQADDIFPFSSERKWGGINFKGIGAVALGAPERLVGEEQLPEQVERAQEHGYRVLMLAISPNGHINDNELPEMVPLAVFEIDDPIRQNADKTLAYLKSEGVNIKVISGDNPITVSNIARRAGLEGYESYVDLSEFQTEESVREAVNQYTVFGRVSPQQKQLLVNELQAQDHVVAMTGDGVNDVLALREADCSIAMAEGDSATRQIANLVLLDSDFTSLPDVLFEGRRVVNNVTKVASVFFIKTIYSFFLSILCAVTTLAFPFVPIQITLIDLAIEGYPAFFLSFEGDKRKVRTKFLPTVLRNALPNAILVLMNIIAVYIFSGQVGLSEIETTTLMYYLLIGVSLLAVIKTCLPLNPLRLFLIITTTIGIYVAAMLFHSILFIGFLTANTLPFFVLMMLITIALRLIISYFRKKSDERRYA; this comes from the coding sequence ATGGAGAATTATTTGAAAGAACATAGTGGTTTGAGTAGCCAAGATGTTAAAGTGCGGCAAGAAGCGGGACAACAAAATAACTATGAAGAAAATGTAGCCAAAACAAATGGTGAAATTTTTAAGGATAATATTTGGACGCTATTTAATTTGCTTAACTTAGTAATCGGGATTTGTTTGGCTGCAGTAGGTGCTTTTAGTAATATGGCCTATCTGGCGATCATAGCAGTTAATATTATGATTGGTATCTACCAAGAGATACATGCTAGAAATATGGTGGCAAAATTGTCAATTATCTCTAAGGAACAAGCTGTAGTAATTCGAGACAGTCAAGAAATAAAGATAGATGCGACTGATTTAGTCATGGACGATACTGTTATTTTAGTAGCCGGTGAACAAGTTCAATCAGATATGGAAGTGATTGCAGGACGTGCTGAGGTCAACGAATCACTGTTGACAGGGGAGTCTGATTTAATCGTCAAAGAAAAAGATGACCAATTGCTATCAGGTAGCTTTTTATCAAGTGGTCAATGTTTAGCTAAGGTAATACATGTTGGTAAAGATAATTATGCAACTAAGATTGCTAATGAGGCCAAAGTTCACAAGCCAATACAATCTGAATTAGTTACGTCAATTCGTAAAGTATCAAAATTTACAAGTTATGTCATCGTACCTTTAGGTTTGATCTTATTGGTTGAAGCTTTATTTATAAGACAAAGTGATCCTAAGGTCGCCGTAGTTGCCTCGGCAGCAGCTTTATTAGGGATGTTACCTAAAGGGCTAGTCTTATTAATAAGTATTGCTTTGGCAACGGCAGTGACAAAATTAGCTAAAAAACGAATTTTAGTACAAGATATGTATTCAGTTGAAACCTTGGCTCATGTTGATATGTTGTGCTTGGATAAAACAGGTACGATTACCGAAGGTAAAATGAAAGTACAGCATACAACAATTTTGGATCAAACAGATCAAGATGAGTTTGATAAAATTATTGGAAGTTACTTGAAAGCATCGACTGATAATAATATTACCATGCAAGCAATTAGAGATGCTTATGAGTTAAATGATAGCTATCAAGCTGATGATATTTTTCCATTTTCTTCAGAAAGAAAGTGGGGCGGTATTAACTTTAAAGGAATTGGAGCCGTAGCACTCGGAGCACCTGAGAGATTAGTTGGTGAAGAGCAATTACCAGAGCAAGTTGAACGCGCACAAGAACATGGGTATCGAGTCTTAATGCTAGCAATCAGTCCCAATGGGCATATTAATGACAATGAATTACCAGAGATGGTGCCCTTGGCAGTTTTCGAAATCGATGATCCCATTCGTCAAAATGCTGATAAAACTTTAGCTTACTTGAAATCTGAAGGTGTTAATATCAAAGTTATTTCAGGTGATAATCCAATAACTGTTTCCAACATTGCTCGTCGTGCAGGTCTTGAAGGCTATGAGTCATATGTCGATTTATCAGAATTTCAAACAGAAGAATCTGTTCGAGAGGCAGTAAACCAGTATACGGTATTTGGACGTGTCTCGCCACAACAAAAACAATTGTTAGTCAATGAGTTACAAGCGCAAGATCATGTTGTAGCAATGACTGGTGATGGGGTCAATGACGTCCTTGCCTTACGAGAAGCTGACTGTAGTATCGCCATGGCAGAAGGAGATAGTGCTACGCGCCAAATTGCTAATCTAGTCTTATTAGATTCGGATTTCACTAGCCTACCAGATGTCTTGTTTGAAGGCCGGAGAGTCGTTAATAACGTTACAAAAGTAGCAAGTGTCTTCTTCATTAAGACAATCTATTCATTCTTCTTGTCTATTCTTTGTGCGGTGACGACATTGGCGTTTCCTTTTGTTCCAATTCAAATTACCTTGATTGATTTAGCTATTGAGGGTTACCCAGCTTTCTTTTTATCATTTGAAGGAGATAAACGAAAAGTTAGAACTAAGTTTCTACCAACGGTTTTAAGAAACGCTTTGCCTAACGCAATACTAGTATTAATGAATATCATTGCCGTTTATATTTTTTCTGGTCAAGTGGGCTTGTCCGAAATTGAAACAACTACCCTAATGTATTATTTATTGATAGGTGTTAGTTTATTAGCTGTCATCAAGACGTGTCTACCTCTTAATCCGTTAAGACTGTTTTTAATTATCACAACGACTATTGGTATCTATGTGGCTGCGATGTTATTCCATTCTATTTTATTTATTGGATTCTTAACAGCAAATACCTTACCTTTCTTTGTACTGATGATGCTAATTACTATTGCTTTACGTTTGATAATTAGTTATTTTAGAAAAAAAAGTGATGAGAGAAGATATGCTTAA
- a CDS encoding lysozyme family protein — translation MKKKKRGVLKKIVVILVLAVILIIGILLYRVKSQVDEVNAWRPTVHQVTQELGVADYEDLVLSIILTETKGDHIDLMQSSESKYGETDQITNSEESIKTGVIHLTEVLTEAERQEVDIWTGVQAYNFGSNYIPYVKQHGGKHSVELAEKYSKEVLAPMLGNTTEKTYRYLSLRAFKYNRGHLYENGGNFFYAELVRSNMGLMDKLSHLPWIDD, via the coding sequence ATGAAAAAAAAGAAGCGTGGTGTCTTAAAAAAAATAGTAGTAATATTAGTTCTAGCTGTTATTTTAATAATAGGTATTTTACTATATCGCGTTAAAAGTCAGGTAGATGAGGTGAATGCTTGGCGTCCAACAGTTCACCAAGTGACACAAGAGTTAGGTGTAGCTGATTATGAAGATTTAGTCCTGTCGATTATTTTAACTGAAACAAAAGGGGATCATATTGACTTGATGCAAAGTAGTGAGAGTAAGTATGGCGAAACAGATCAAATTACTAACTCCGAAGAAAGTATTAAAACAGGTGTGATACACTTAACAGAAGTTTTGACAGAGGCCGAGCGACAAGAGGTAGATATTTGGACTGGCGTACAAGCTTATAATTTTGGTAGTAACTACATTCCTTATGTAAAACAACATGGTGGCAAACATTCTGTCGAGTTGGCGGAAAAGTATTCTAAGGAAGTCTTAGCGCCAATGTTAGGGAATACTACAGAAAAAACATATCGTTATTTATCTTTACGAGCTTTTAAATATAATAGAGGACACCTTTATGAAAATGGAGGCAATTTCTTTTATGCCGAGCTAGTAAGATCTAATATGGGGTTAATGGATAAACTAAGTCATCTACCATGGATTGATGATTAA
- a CDS encoding acetate uptake transporter produces the protein MSQQEITVKHKLIDPSAIGLFGLAMVTLVASSQKLEWTEGVGGVIPWAIFLGGILQIVAAVYDAKENNVFGATAFFGYGFFWLGTATAWLVQNGVFGKALQATYDPKQLGFAFIGYLIFTIFMTIGAMETHKVLFIIFVLIDFLFIGLALSTLGVAVDFFHMLAAISELLISLFSFYGSAAAVLNKHFGRTFLPVGKPFGIFK, from the coding sequence ATGTCACAACAAGAAATTACAGTAAAACATAAACTAATTGATCCGTCAGCAATCGGACTATTTGGTTTAGCAATGGTTACACTTGTCGCTTCATCACAAAAATTAGAATGGACCGAAGGAGTTGGCGGCGTTATTCCTTGGGCAATCTTTTTAGGTGGTATCTTACAAATTGTTGCCGCAGTTTATGATGCAAAAGAAAATAATGTCTTTGGTGCAACAGCATTCTTCGGCTATGGTTTCTTTTGGTTAGGGACAGCCACTGCCTGGTTAGTTCAAAATGGTGTCTTTGGCAAAGCGCTACAAGCAACTTATGATCCAAAACAGCTTGGATTCGCCTTTATTGGGTATTTAATTTTTACAATTTTCATGACAATTGGTGCCATGGAAACACACAAGGTATTATTCATTATTTTTGTTTTAATCGATTTCTTATTTATTGGACTAGCTTTATCAACTTTAGGTGTAGCTGTAGATTTCTTCCACATGCTAGCAGCTATTTCCGAATTATTAATTTCATTATTCTCATTTTATGGAAGTGCAGCAGCAGTATTGAACAAACACTTCGGTCGTACGTTCTTACCTGTCGGTAAGCCTTTTGGGATTTTTAAATAA